A single window of Kineococcus rhizosphaerae DNA harbors:
- a CDS encoding L-threonylcarbamoyladenylate synthase: MARFVEVHPQNPQPRAVAQLVAMLREDALVAYPTDSCYALGCRLDSHTGADRIRRIRHLDERHHFTLVCSDFAQLGQFVHLDNAQFRAVKAATPNPYTFILPATKEVPRRFAHPKKKTVGVRIPDHPFVRALLSELGEPLLSSTLLLPGHDEPLTDGWTIKEELDHVVDAVVDAGECGTEPTTVVDFSDGYPEVVRVGAGDPARFE, translated from the coding sequence ATGGCGCGCTTCGTCGAGGTCCACCCCCAGAACCCGCAGCCGCGGGCCGTCGCCCAGCTCGTCGCGATGCTGCGCGAGGACGCCCTGGTGGCCTACCCGACGGACTCCTGCTACGCCCTGGGGTGCCGGCTGGACAGCCACACGGGCGCGGACCGGATCCGCCGCATCCGGCACCTGGACGAGCGCCACCACTTCACCCTCGTGTGCTCGGACTTCGCCCAGCTCGGGCAGTTCGTGCACCTGGACAACGCGCAGTTCCGGGCGGTGAAGGCCGCGACCCCCAACCCGTACACGTTCATCCTGCCCGCGACGAAGGAGGTGCCGCGCCGCTTCGCGCACCCGAAGAAGAAGACCGTCGGGGTGCGCATCCCGGACCACCCGTTCGTGCGGGCGCTGCTGTCCGAACTGGGCGAGCCGCTGCTGTCCAGCACCCTGCTGCTGCCCGGGCACGACGAACCGCTGACCGACGGCTGGACCATCAAGGAGGAACTCGACCACGTCGTCGACGCCGTCGTGGACGCGGGCGAGTGCGGGACCGAACCGACGACGGTGGTCGACTTCTCCGACGGCTACCCCGAGGTCGTGCGGGTGGGGGCGGGGGACCCGGCGCGCTTCGAGTAG
- a CDS encoding TetR/AcrR family transcriptional regulator has protein sequence MTADAAVPRASRLAAESGEPRALRSRRLLVDALLSLLAERPLEELSVAELCRRAGVNRATFYGHWADQRALAAAAFTELVDALAEVPHSELDDLDDPAAAGRYHDSLRGQLRYVLAHRTTFRALFGSSADAGFRRALTVALQRRADLAVRLWVERGVAPSDTPPEFADYLAGGLVAVLARWADGDDTDVDAAARRVEQLLPTWWPRQAPNT, from the coding sequence ATGACCGCCGACGCCGCCGTCCCGCGCGCCAGCCGGCTCGCCGCCGAGTCCGGCGAACCGCGCGCCCTGCGCAGCCGCCGCCTGCTCGTCGACGCCCTCCTGTCGCTGCTGGCCGAGCGCCCGCTGGAGGAACTGAGCGTCGCGGAGCTGTGCCGGCGCGCCGGGGTGAACCGCGCCACCTTCTACGGGCACTGGGCCGACCAGCGGGCGCTGGCCGCCGCGGCCTTCACCGAGCTCGTCGACGCCCTCGCCGAGGTCCCGCACTCCGAGCTGGACGACCTCGACGACCCGGCCGCGGCCGGGCGCTACCACGACTCCCTGCGCGGGCAGCTGCGCTACGTCCTCGCCCACCGCACGACCTTCCGGGCGCTGTTCGGCTCCTCGGCCGACGCCGGGTTCCGCCGCGCGCTCACCGTCGCCCTGCAGCGCCGCGCCGACCTCGCGGTCCGGCTGTGGGTCGAGCGGGGCGTGGCGCCGTCCGACACGCCGCCGGAGTTCGCCGACTACCTCGCCGGCGGGCTCGTCGCCGTCCTGGCCCGCTGGGCCGACGGCGACGACACGGACGTGGACGCCGCCGCGCGCCGCGTGGAGCAGCTGCTGCCCACCTGGTGGCCGCGGCAGGCGCCGAACACCTGA
- a CDS encoding manganese efflux pump MntP family protein, with the protein MSVWTLLVIAVGVSADAFAVALGKGLHLRRLTARTAVSLAVAFGFFQGVMPLAGWALARGFRGWITSIDHWVAFALLVLIGGKMLWEAFSSGEDDEEDRDGGIGLRELLVLSVATSVDALAVGISFAFLDVAIVPAAVAIGVTTGVITLVGVLVGHRVGARFGKPAEVLGGLVLIGIGTRILLDHTGVL; encoded by the coding sequence GTGTCTGTCTGGACCTTGCTCGTCATCGCCGTCGGCGTCTCCGCCGACGCCTTCGCCGTCGCCCTCGGCAAGGGGCTGCACCTGCGGCGCCTCACCGCCCGCACCGCGGTGTCGCTGGCCGTCGCCTTCGGGTTCTTCCAGGGGGTCATGCCGCTGGCCGGGTGGGCCCTGGCCCGCGGCTTCCGCGGCTGGATCACCTCGATCGACCACTGGGTCGCCTTCGCGCTGCTCGTCCTCATCGGGGGCAAGATGCTGTGGGAGGCGTTCTCCTCCGGTGAGGACGACGAGGAGGACCGCGACGGGGGCATCGGGCTCCGCGAACTGCTCGTCCTGTCCGTCGCGACGAGCGTCGACGCCCTCGCCGTGGGCATCAGCTTCGCGTTCCTCGACGTCGCGATCGTCCCGGCCGCCGTCGCGATCGGGGTCACCACGGGGGTCATCACGCTCGTCGGGGTCCTCGTCGGCCACCGCGTCGGCGCGCGGTTCGGCAAGCCCGCCGAGGTGCTCGGCGGCCTCGTCCTCATCGGCATCGGCACCCGGATCCTGCTCGACCACACCGGCGTCCTCTGA
- a CDS encoding GNAT family N-acetyltransferase — translation MAGVTNPLDNPVWSALTGVHADLAEGTGLARRYPADVSPFSGLADQRDPRAWADLAATAGPGAEVVVPALEHTPPGAEVTWRLPGVQLVASEAFTSSRSEQVVELGEHDVDDMLDLVERTRPGPFARRTRLLGTYLGVRGEDGKLLAMAGERLRVGTATEISAVCTDPSARGRGLATTLLRAVAQGVRDRGELPFLHAAATNTGAIGLYEHLGFTLRRTLDFASVRLRAL, via the coding sequence ATGGCGGGCGTGACGAACCCGCTCGACAACCCCGTCTGGTCCGCGCTCACGGGGGTCCACGCCGACCTGGCCGAGGGGACGGGGCTCGCCCGCCGCTACCCCGCCGACGTCTCCCCCTTCAGCGGGCTCGCCGACCAGCGGGACCCGCGCGCGTGGGCGGACCTGGCCGCGACGGCCGGGCCGGGCGCGGAGGTGGTCGTCCCCGCGCTGGAGCACACCCCGCCCGGTGCCGAGGTGACGTGGCGGCTGCCGGGTGTGCAGCTGGTCGCCTCCGAGGCGTTCACCTCGTCCCGTTCGGAGCAGGTGGTCGAGCTCGGTGAGCACGACGTCGACGACATGCTCGACCTGGTGGAGCGCACCCGCCCGGGACCCTTCGCCCGTCGCACGCGGCTGCTGGGGACGTACCTGGGGGTCCGCGGGGAGGACGGGAAGCTGCTGGCGATGGCCGGGGAGCGGTTGCGGGTGGGGACAGCCACGGAGATCAGCGCCGTGTGCACCGACCCGTCGGCACGGGGCCGGGGTCTGGCGACGACGCTCCTGCGGGCGGTGGCCCAGGGCGTGCGCGACCGCGGCGAACTGCCGTTCCTGCACGCCGCGGCGACGAACACCGGGGCGATCGGCCTCTACGAGCACCTGGGGTTCACCCTGCGCCGGACCCTCGACTTCGCGAGCGTGCGCCTCCGCGCCCTCTGA
- a CDS encoding primary-amine oxidase, which produces MSLLETPATHAVSAAPSHPLDRLTAAEVSATRAVLGPTLTPTTRFAYLGLLEPPKAAVLAFRPGDAVERTVRVLLLDTATGEGRDVRVSLSENRIVSDRTVEGAVEGHLPILEEEFAAIDPILLADERWTAALAARGLEPADVVTVPLSAGHYDDIPATDPGAARVLRVFAFAQPDPSALPWAHPVDGVVAYVDLSAGKVLHVLDHQRFTVPQQSGNWDAAPHAQAERTDLKPISITQPEGPSFSVEGDVISWQGWKVRVGFDAREGLTLHQLSVADFTGPDPSVQRDVVYRASIAEMVVPYADPSPVRFWQNYFDTGEYLFGRFVNSLALGCDCLGEIRYFDAVLADEHGRPRTVQNAICLHEEDYGVLWKHSDMFNGMDETRRQRRLVISFFTTIGNYDYGFYWHLYLDGTIELEAKATGVVFTAAYPEEGLEFSTEIAPGLAAPFHQHLFSARLDVMVDGLANAVEEVEAVRVPRGEGNPYGNAFARRATRLTSEAMAQREADGASGRVWHVLNTERTNALGQPTGYALHPQHQPLLLADDTSTVHDRATFATKHLWVTRYDSEERYPAGDFVNQNPGGAGLPRFVAGDRDLDGQDLVLWHTFGLTHFPRPEDWPVMPVDRTGFTLRPVGFFDRNPALGVPGTPAAPAAAGGGCCSA; this is translated from the coding sequence ATGAGCCTGCTCGAGACCCCCGCGACGCACGCGGTCTCCGCGGCCCCGTCGCACCCGCTGGACCGGCTCACCGCCGCCGAGGTCTCCGCGACCCGCGCCGTCCTCGGCCCCACCCTCACGCCGACGACCCGGTTCGCCTACCTCGGTCTGCTCGAACCCCCCAAGGCCGCCGTCCTGGCGTTCCGCCCCGGCGACGCGGTCGAGCGCACCGTCCGCGTCCTGCTGCTGGACACCGCGACCGGCGAGGGCCGCGACGTCCGCGTCTCGCTGTCCGAGAACCGGATCGTGTCCGACCGCACGGTCGAGGGGGCCGTCGAGGGGCACCTGCCGATCCTCGAGGAGGAGTTCGCGGCCATCGACCCGATCCTGCTGGCCGACGAACGCTGGACCGCCGCGCTCGCCGCCCGCGGACTCGAACCCGCCGACGTCGTGACGGTCCCGCTGTCGGCCGGGCACTACGACGACATCCCCGCGACCGACCCCGGGGCCGCCCGCGTCCTGCGGGTGTTCGCGTTCGCGCAGCCCGACCCGTCGGCCCTGCCGTGGGCGCACCCCGTCGACGGGGTCGTGGCCTACGTCGACCTGTCGGCCGGGAAGGTGCTGCACGTTCTGGACCACCAGCGCTTCACCGTCCCGCAGCAGAGCGGGAACTGGGACGCCGCCCCGCACGCCCAGGCCGAGCGCACCGACCTCAAACCCATCTCCATCACCCAGCCGGAGGGGCCGAGCTTCTCCGTCGAGGGTGACGTGATCTCCTGGCAGGGCTGGAAGGTGCGGGTCGGGTTCGACGCGCGCGAGGGCCTGACCCTGCACCAGCTGTCGGTCGCCGACTTCACCGGCCCGGACCCGTCGGTCCAGCGCGACGTCGTGTACCGCGCGTCCATCGCCGAGATGGTCGTCCCCTACGCCGACCCCTCCCCCGTCCGGTTCTGGCAGAACTACTTCGACACCGGCGAGTACCTGTTCGGGCGGTTCGTGAACTCCCTGGCGCTGGGCTGCGACTGCCTGGGGGAGATCCGGTACTTCGACGCCGTCCTGGCCGACGAGCACGGCCGCCCCCGGACGGTGCAGAACGCGATCTGCCTGCACGAGGAGGACTACGGGGTGCTGTGGAAGCACTCCGACATGTTCAACGGCATGGACGAGACCCGCCGTCAGCGCCGGCTCGTCATCTCGTTCTTCACGACCATCGGGAACTACGACTACGGGTTCTACTGGCACCTCTACCTCGACGGGACCATCGAGCTGGAGGCCAAGGCGACCGGCGTCGTGTTCACCGCCGCGTACCCCGAGGAGGGGCTGGAGTTCTCCACCGAGATCGCCCCGGGCCTGGCCGCGCCGTTCCACCAGCACCTGTTCTCGGCCCGCCTGGACGTGATGGTCGACGGCCTGGCCAACGCCGTCGAGGAGGTCGAGGCGGTCCGCGTCCCGCGCGGGGAGGGCAACCCGTACGGCAACGCGTTCGCGCGCAGGGCGACGCGCCTGACGTCGGAAGCCATGGCCCAGCGCGAGGCCGACGGCGCCAGCGGCCGGGTGTGGCACGTGCTGAACACCGAGCGGACGAACGCGCTCGGGCAGCCCACGGGGTACGCCCTGCACCCCCAGCACCAGCCCCTGCTGCTGGCCGACGACACCTCCACGGTCCACGACCGCGCGACGTTCGCGACCAAGCACCTGTGGGTGACGCGGTACGACAGCGAGGAGCGCTACCCCGCGGGGGACTTCGTCAACCAGAACCCCGGCGGGGCCGGGCTGCCGCGGTTCGTCGCCGGCGACCGCGACCTCGACGGCCAGGACCTCGTGCTGTGGCACACGTTCGGGCTGACGCACTTCCCGCGGCCCGAGGACTGGCCCGTCATGCCCGTCGACCGCACCGGGTTCACGTTGAGACCCGTGGGGTTCTTCGACCGCAACCCCGCGCTCGGGGTCCCCGGGACCCCGGCGGCCCCTGCTGCCGCCGGAGGCGGGTGCTGCAGCGCGTGA
- a CDS encoding APC family permease translates to MANTTVTAPPSTNRRLSGRLGVGSIVFMVVAAAAPLTVVGGSVPIGISIGNGAGYPAMYAVGSVVLFFFAVGFVAMTRYVPNAGAFYTYIGAGLGRLHGLGGSFLALLTYQTIQAAVYGYLGAALGGVVADDLGGPDLPWWVWAGAAIVVVGLLGYRHIDLSSKVLGVLLIAEIGIVLVVDAGVVLSGGGPEGFSTASVTPSGIAAGAPGIGLMFALAGFIGFECTAVFRDESRDPDRTIPRATYASLAIIGVFYTVSAWSVVSAWGDGGSVTEAAADPEGMVVQTARDYVGAVAGDLVQVLLLTSLFACVLSFHNVVNRYVFSMANTGVLPRTLGRSHGRHHSPHVASLLQTGASVVLIAVFAACGLDPVLQVYTWMSGVATLGFILLMLLTCVAVLVFFARNHVDTRLWNTKVAPVVGVLGLAFAAYLTATNFGLLVGGWTVGAVFLVLTVASYLVGPLVGVLNPAADPLAVARFEAELDHPVEVPQQVRPTPVPEDHA, encoded by the coding sequence ATGGCGAACACCACCGTCACCGCGCCCCCCTCGACGAACCGCCGCCTCAGCGGCCGGCTCGGGGTCGGCTCCATCGTCTTCATGGTCGTCGCCGCGGCCGCGCCGCTGACCGTCGTCGGCGGCAGCGTGCCCATCGGCATCAGCATCGGCAACGGCGCCGGTTACCCCGCGATGTACGCGGTCGGCTCGGTCGTCCTGTTCTTCTTCGCCGTGGGTTTCGTCGCGATGACCCGCTACGTCCCGAACGCCGGGGCGTTCTACACCTACATCGGCGCCGGGCTGGGCCGGCTGCACGGTCTCGGCGGTTCGTTCCTCGCCCTGCTGACGTACCAGACCATCCAGGCCGCCGTGTACGGGTACCTCGGTGCGGCGCTCGGCGGGGTCGTCGCCGACGACCTGGGCGGGCCGGACCTGCCGTGGTGGGTGTGGGCCGGGGCGGCGATCGTCGTGGTGGGCCTGCTCGGGTACCGGCACATCGACCTGTCCAGCAAGGTCCTGGGCGTCCTGCTGATCGCCGAGATCGGCATCGTCCTGGTCGTCGACGCCGGGGTCGTGCTGTCCGGCGGGGGTCCGGAAGGTTTCTCCACCGCCTCGGTGACGCCGTCGGGCATCGCCGCCGGCGCCCCGGGCATCGGGCTGATGTTCGCCCTGGCGGGGTTCATCGGTTTCGAGTGCACCGCGGTGTTCCGCGACGAGTCGCGCGACCCGGACCGCACGATCCCGCGGGCGACGTACGCCTCGCTGGCGATCATCGGCGTCTTCTACACCGTCTCGGCCTGGTCGGTCGTCTCCGCCTGGGGCGACGGCGGGTCGGTGACCGAGGCCGCGGCCGACCCGGAGGGCATGGTCGTGCAGACCGCCCGCGACTACGTCGGGGCCGTGGCCGGCGACCTGGTCCAGGTCCTGCTGCTGACGAGCCTGTTCGCCTGCGTCCTGTCGTTCCACAACGTCGTCAACCGGTACGTGTTCTCGATGGCGAACACCGGCGTCCTGCCCCGCACGCTGGGCCGCAGCCACGGCCGCCACCACTCCCCGCACGTCGCCTCGCTGCTGCAGACGGGCGCGTCCGTCGTCCTCATCGCCGTCTTCGCCGCGTGCGGCCTCGACCCGGTCCTGCAGGTCTACACCTGGATGTCGGGGGTCGCGACGCTCGGGTTCATCCTGCTGATGCTGCTGACCTGCGTCGCCGTGCTGGTGTTCTTCGCCCGCAACCACGTCGACACGCGGCTGTGGAACACGAAGGTCGCCCCCGTCGTCGGCGTGCTCGGGCTGGCGTTCGCCGCGTACCTCACCGCCACGAACTTCGGTCTCCTCGTCGGCGGCTGGACCGTCGGCGCGGTGTTCCTCGTCCTCACCGTCGCCTCCTACCTCGTCGGACCGCTCGTCGGCGTCCTGAACCCCGCCGCCGACCCGCTGGCCGTCGCCCGCTTCGAGGCCGAGCTCGACCACCCGGTCGAGGTCCCCCAGCAAGTCCGTCCCACCCCCGTCCCGGAGGACCACGCATGA
- a CDS encoding TraR/DksA family transcriptional regulator: protein MTTSTAPATPTVAHGLPGPAALDPARLEEFRLALEADLDERRALLRSLTAEDLQQAESDPTAGAEVAAARRSALEAEQALARLRDGTYGLCVHCGTPIPVERLEFRPRAAGCVPCVRRLAA from the coding sequence GTGACCACGAGCACCGCCCCCGCCACCCCGACCGTCGCGCACGGCCTGCCGGGCCCGGCCGCCCTGGACCCGGCGCGGCTGGAGGAGTTCCGCCTCGCCCTGGAGGCCGACCTCGACGAGCGCCGCGCGCTGCTGCGTTCCCTCACCGCCGAGGACCTGCAGCAGGCCGAGAGCGACCCGACGGCCGGGGCCGAGGTGGCGGCGGCGCGCCGGAGCGCGCTGGAGGCCGAGCAGGCCCTCGCGCGGTTGCGCGACGGCACCTACGGGCTGTGCGTGCACTGCGGCACGCCGATCCCCGTCGAGCGCCTGGAGTTCCGCCCGCGGGCGGCCGGGTGCGTCCCCTGCGTGCGCCGGCTGGCGGCCTGA
- a CDS encoding NAD-dependent epimerase/dehydratase family protein, with amino-acid sequence MRTVVIGATGHIGSYLVPRLVRAGHEVVAVSRGTRQPYHEDPAWTRVERVVADRDAEGPEFAARVAALRPDAVVDLMSFDLESTRVLVEALRPTGAFLAHCGTIWVHGPADASPLREDDPREPFGEYGTQKAQIEEFLLAEPGLRCTVLHPGHISGPGWPVITPLGNLDPGVWRALSTGAELLVPGLGLETMHHVHADDVAQGFELALARQDAAAGNSFHVVSDRALTVRGFARAAARWWGREANLRPVSWEEFRAAYPEHADASWEHLSRSHSASTDKARDLLGYRPGFTSLQAARAAVQAMGLLDPAT; translated from the coding sequence GTGCGGACCGTCGTCATCGGGGCCACCGGCCACATCGGCAGCTACCTCGTGCCCCGCCTCGTGCGGGCCGGGCACGAGGTCGTCGCGGTCAGCCGGGGAACCCGGCAGCCGTACCACGAGGACCCCGCGTGGACGCGGGTCGAGCGCGTCGTCGCCGACCGGGACGCCGAGGGGCCGGAGTTCGCCGCGCGCGTCGCGGCCCTGCGACCCGACGCCGTCGTGGATCTCATGAGCTTCGACCTGGAGTCCACCCGCGTCCTCGTCGAGGCGCTGCGCCCGACGGGGGCGTTCCTCGCGCACTGCGGCACGATCTGGGTGCACGGACCGGCAGACGCGTCCCCGCTGCGCGAGGACGACCCGCGCGAGCCGTTCGGGGAGTACGGGACGCAGAAGGCGCAGATCGAGGAGTTCCTGCTCGCCGAACCCGGCCTGCGCTGCACGGTGCTGCACCCGGGCCACATCAGCGGCCCGGGCTGGCCCGTCATCACCCCGCTGGGCAACCTCGACCCCGGGGTCTGGCGGGCGTTGTCGACCGGCGCCGAGCTCCTCGTCCCGGGCCTGGGGCTGGAGACGATGCACCACGTCCACGCCGACGACGTGGCCCAGGGTTTCGAACTGGCCCTGGCCCGCCAGGACGCCGCGGCCGGCAACAGCTTCCACGTCGTCTCCGACCGCGCGCTGACCGTGCGGGGTTTCGCCCGCGCCGCGGCCCGGTGGTGGGGGCGGGAGGCGAACCTGCGGCCGGTGTCGTGGGAGGAGTTCCGGGCGGCGTACCCCGAGCACGCCGACGCGAGCTGGGAGCACCTGTCCCGCAGCCACTCCGCGAGCACCGACAAGGCCCGCGACCTGCTCGGCTACCGCCCCGGGTTCACGTCGCTGCAGGCGGCGCGCGCCGCCGTGCAGGCCATGGGACTGCTCGACCCGGCCACCTGA